One bacterium genomic window, CCCCTGTCCGATGTTGAGACACAGCGACGAAGACTTCCCGCACGCGATCATTGTCAAGCGATGCCGTCCCGACAACATCTTGCCCATCGGTACAGACAAGGGTAATCCACTTGCCTGCTCGTTCGATTATCTGCTCCGGAGTATACAACCTCACCAAGGCTTCGATCGCCTCACTGGGATAGTCACGGATATTGACTTGCCGCAGGTTCTGAATGAAAATCTGACTTAACGCTTCCGCGTCGCTCGGTAGGAATTTTCTGACTAACATGTATCTACGCTTCGCTTCTGACGGGGCGCCGAGTACGACTCTAGTCTTTTGTGTCTCCTTCACCAGGCTGGGTTGGTTCATTTCCGGTTTGCTGGTCTGTGCGAGAAGGCGGGATTCCGCCACTTACTGTGCCATACGCGCTCGGAAGATAGATCAGGCTCAACATCATTTCGCTGACGTTCACTTCGCCAGGCCAGTTGTCGCTCAACCGCCCCACGAGGTAGAAAGTGTTGCTTCCCGAAGTAACAGCGAAGATGCGCTGAGTCGAAACG contains:
- a CDS encoding GNAT family N-acetyltransferase, translated to MLVRKFLPSDAEALSQIFIQNLRQVNIRDYPSEAIEALVRLYTPEQIIERAGKWITLVCTDGQDVVGTASLDNDRVREVFVAVSQHRTGDWQATNACHRDDGQRAASRKLYLLAGISAEDFYKKLGYVVIKRFDNDLNGIPLRVIRMEKDI